CCTTGCAACCCATCTCCCTCCCAGCCTCCTAAACATGCCTGGAAGTCTCTGGTCAGATAACACAAGGTTGATatctaccttttctttttctttttttttccactcagtCTCACTTCATTTGCTTACGACTCTGCTCTCCAGACATTACTGCATCCATCAGATTCCATCCCATCTTCTACTACAGTTGAAACACTGGAGCTTGGGAGATGCCAAGGTTGCATGGGGTGCTGCTGTGAAGTGGGATAATATGTCTTGCTCCCCTTTCTGTGCAACAGTAAAGATGCTGTTGAGATGCCAAGTGGCACAGAGTCTTTGGTGAAAGTGGTCTTTCAGTTTGTACTTATATTTCATACCCTCAGTTTCAAATATGAATTCAAAAGATAACTTGACTGGAAGACAAATTGGAGTGATAGATCCAAGACCAGATCAGAATTTCCTTTCCCTTCCAGGGACTAAGCCTTTTGTTCACAGTCAAGCTTGAGATACTTGCATCCTTCTCCCTGTAGGATGGTTTTCTCTCAAGATGTGTTTCAGTCTTCTAATGGCAGAGCTGGAAGTTCAGTTCATCAGACATGCCCAACATAtataaaaggtgaaaaaaattatattcttaaCCTCTAGCACCAGAATACCTTAAGAGATGAAGCTGTCTTTAGGACAAATACCTTGATAAGTGTCTGGAGCAGATGGAAGCTGAGACCCAGAGGCCTGGGAGTTGGCTGTTACCAAGACACTTTGTTGTTAATGGGTGAGGGTGAAGAGCAGAGAAATGATGAGAAGTGCCATGGGGAGAAGGTGGGCCTGGGTCCTTCAGGGAAAAGGGTATGAGAGAAACCTGTGGGATTGGGGAGGCTGAAAAGGACTTTTAAAGAACCGGAAAGTTCAggtgatttttaatttatttctatgtGGTTCCTATACTCTTATCCATTTGGGGAGGGCTTTGGACTGTCACAGAGCACGGAATAGAAGAGTATAGAAAATTTAAGAGAATGTAATTCAGATTTTATGAAGTAAGAGGAGTTTCCAGTTGACATCTGTATAATGTATGGCAGAAAACCAGCTAAGCTCTAGAAAGAATCTCTCTAGAAAGTGCATTCCAACTTGCAGTACAATAGAGAGGCAAGAATCCAACCAATGGAAACCATATGCAACTGACCCTCTGTTTGGAGAAGTTCTGGGATGAACCTAGATTGGATAAGTAGTCTGCTATTCTGCGGAGACTATAGTGTCttggcaaatggaaatgaaagtgAAGTTAAGCTTTGACTTGAGTTTTAAAGGAGTGATGTCACAGTATTtggaagagaaacaaataaagaaatttatgTCATTGGATGAAGGCCCAGaagctgcagagagagagagatggcaagaCCTTTTCTTGACTAAAGTTAGGAAAGTGAATCAAGGGCTTAGCATGGGGGACATTCATGGTATGGGCAACAAATTCTTGTGGGGAAGGGATTCGTACTAATGTGTGAAGTAATTGGTAGTCatgaaaaggataaaataaaaataatgtgtgATAATCAATAATCATGATTTTGGCTCTCCTGTGTAGGAGATACTGGTAGTCAGATTCCAGAGACAGAGAGGACAAAGGAGAGACGCGGACATCATGAGAAAGTCGGGACCAACCTGGGGAttgtggaaaggaaaagaaaggagtggCGTAGAGTAGAGAAAAGATTGCTTGTTTAGAGATAGGTGTCCATGGggatgaaagagaaagaggctTGCATTTATGGTGTATCGCTATCACATAGGGGATTTTCAAGAGTAATGCTAGTTATTGGTATTAGTTGCCTCAATGCAAACTCCTAGACTCCATTTGCCCAGGAGTCTTGTTGTACCCTGCGCCTCAGGCAGTTTCTAGGACCCAGCACCTTAGCTTTAAAACCTTTTTCAACATAGGGCTGCTCAGCATTAGTAAAGTGGATTGAACAGAGACTATAGCATAGATAACAGCTTCCCAGACCCAGTACCAGGAGCTCTTATCATATAGGATGCTCACAAAGGAGATGACTATGGTCAGAAAGTAAGAGGTGAAGAAGATGAGGAAGATGGCAAGAGACCTCAGGGCAGTGGAATGAGCTTTCATGCTGGAGTTGCTGTGGCCAGCTTTGTGATGTTGCATCTGCCCCAAGTGTTGGGACAAGGAGGCCATGAGCAAGATGGTGGAggccaggaacagaaggaaaggaaTAATCATCACAACCGTTGGCTGAGATAAGGTAAATTTCTGCAGAAGCATCTTAAGTCTCTCAATCATAGTGTTGTTTCTAGGGAAATGCTCCATAGAGATCATCTTTATCTTGATGTGATTCCTAACAGCTGAACAGATGAGAGTCACACAAGAAAGCAGCAGAGAACCCAGCAACAGCCGGGGAACCAACCTCAAAATTCTCCACCTCAGCCAGAGGAAGATAGGGTGGGTGAAGGAAGAGATTTTGACACAGTAGACGACAGCAAGCAAGCTGGTTAACCAGAATGAAAGAGTATTTAAAAAGTCCCAGGCGATCGATAAGTACCAAAATACATAGTTAGGATTGAAATAGGAGTAAAAATT
The nucleotide sequence above comes from Diceros bicornis minor isolate mBicDic1 chromosome 3, mDicBic1.mat.cur, whole genome shotgun sequence. Encoded proteins:
- the TAS2R16 gene encoding taste receptor type 2 member 16 produces the protein MIPIQLTVFFMIVYVLESLTIILQSGLLVAVLGREWVQVKRLSAVDMILTSLGICHFCLQWASMLNNFYSYFNPNYVFWYLSIAWDFLNTLSFWLTSLLAVVYCVKISSFTHPIFLWLRWRILRLVPRLLLGSLLLSCVTLICSAVRNHIKIKMISMEHFPRNNTMIERLKMLLQKFTLSQPTVVMIIPFLLFLASTILLMASLSQHLGQMQHHKAGHSNSSMKAHSTALRSLAIFLIFFTSYFLTIVISFVSILYDKSSWYWVWEAVIYAIVSVQSTLLMLSSPMLKKVLKLRCWVLETA